One genomic segment of Flavobacteriaceae bacterium includes these proteins:
- a CDS encoding YeeE/YedE family protein — translation MELITLTWPWYIGGPAIALVLLLLFYFGKSFGISTNLETFCTMGGAGKFSDYFKTDWKAKRWSLIFVVGIILGGFISNTFLMPSQTIDLNPETIKELAALGFPDAGSQYLPAEIFSTENLTSFKGIGILLVAGLCIGFGARYAGGCTSGHAITGLSSLQVPSLIAVTGFFAGGLLMVWFLFPLLF, via the coding sequence ATGGAACTCATAACGCTAACTTGGCCTTGGTATATTGGAGGGCCTGCAATTGCTTTGGTATTACTGCTACTGTTCTATTTTGGAAAAAGCTTTGGTATTTCTACCAATCTGGAAACATTTTGTACTATGGGAGGGGCGGGAAAGTTTTCAGATTATTTTAAAACTGACTGGAAAGCAAAACGGTGGAGTTTGATTTTTGTAGTCGGAATCATTTTGGGCGGATTCATTTCAAATACATTTTTAATGCCTTCTCAAACAATTGATTTAAATCCGGAAACGATAAAAGAATTAGCAGCATTGGGTTTTCCTGATGCCGGAAGTCAATACCTGCCTGCCGAAATATTTAGCACGGAGAATCTAACATCATTTAAAGGTATTGGCATTTTACTGGTAGCAGGATTGTGTATTGGTTTTGGAGCGCGATATGCCGGCGGATGTACATCGGGTCATGCTATTACAGGATTGAGTAGTTTACAAGTACCCTCATTAATTGCCGTAACAGGTTTTTTTGCCGGCGGATTGCTAATGGTATGGTTTCTATTTCCTTTATTATTTTAA
- a CDS encoding YeeE/YedE family protein: MKYIKFLIIGIVFGIVLSKSEVVSWYRIYEMFKFQSFHMYGIIGSAVVLGIIIMQLFKRGIIRDFQGNPIHVKPKKKGFIRTFIGGSIFGLGWALAGACPGPVFVLIGHGAIMILIVLLGAILGAFVYGLLHKKLPD; encoded by the coding sequence ATGAAGTATATAAAATTTTTAATTATCGGAATTGTATTTGGAATTGTTTTGAGTAAATCAGAAGTGGTTTCATGGTATCGAATTTATGAAATGTTTAAATTTCAGTCATTTCATATGTATGGGATCATTGGGTCTGCAGTGGTATTGGGAATCATCATCATGCAATTATTTAAACGAGGCATTATCAGAGATTTTCAAGGAAATCCAATTCATGTAAAGCCCAAGAAAAAAGGATTTATCAGAACTTTTATCGGCGGAAGTATTTTTGGGTTAGGCTGGGCATTGGCAGGAGCATGCCCCGGCCCTGTTTTTGTGTTAATCGGACATGGAGCCATAATGATCTTAATTGTGCTGTTAGGAGCAATTTTAGGAGCATTCGTATACGGATTATTACATAAGAAATTACCTGATTAA
- the moaA gene encoding GTP 3',8-cyclase MoaA — protein MQKQLIDSFGRQISYVRLAVTDRCNLRCQYCMPSHGIEIAPRKDLLTFKEMYRIVRVLTELGVTKVRLTGGEPFVRKDFMGFLEILSFNDLLKTINITTNGAMISKYIPDLERMEKVQNINLSMDSLQKEKFFQITRRDVFPEVYETFELLEKSHLNVKLNVVVQAGFNTDEIVDFVALTKDKDIVVRFIEEMPFNGKGWINIRENWNYTRILETIRTEFHLEPIASEKSSTSKNFRVNGHRGSIGIIPAFSRTICGDCNRIRITPIGTIKNCLFDDGAFHIRDFLRNGADNEDVKELFLSLVKKKPKNGFVAEASRIQGRISESMSTIGG, from the coding sequence ATGCAAAAACAATTGATAGATAGTTTTGGGAGACAAATAAGCTATGTCCGTTTGGCCGTAACAGATCGATGTAATTTGCGTTGTCAATATTGTATGCCATCACACGGAATTGAAATTGCTCCGCGAAAAGATTTGTTAACTTTTAAGGAAATGTATCGCATCGTTCGGGTACTGACAGAATTAGGAGTAACAAAAGTCCGGTTGACCGGCGGAGAGCCTTTTGTACGAAAAGATTTTATGGGCTTTTTGGAAATATTATCATTTAACGATTTATTAAAAACCATCAATATTACTACCAACGGAGCAATGATTTCCAAATATATTCCGGATCTGGAGCGAATGGAAAAAGTGCAAAACATCAATTTGAGTATGGACAGCTTGCAAAAAGAAAAGTTTTTCCAAATTACAAGACGTGATGTGTTTCCGGAAGTATACGAGACCTTTGAGTTACTTGAAAAAAGTCATTTAAATGTAAAGCTAAATGTGGTTGTGCAAGCAGGGTTCAATACGGATGAAATTGTAGATTTTGTTGCTTTAACGAAAGATAAAGACATCGTTGTCAGGTTCATTGAAGAAATGCCTTTTAATGGAAAAGGTTGGATCAATATCCGGGAAAATTGGAATTATACCCGTATTTTAGAAACCATCCGTACCGAATTTCATCTTGAACCGATCGCTTCGGAAAAGTCATCGACTTCTAAAAATTTTCGTGTTAACGGCCACAGAGGAAGCATAGGAATTATCCCTGCATTTAGCAGAACTATTTGCGGAGATTGCAACCGAATTAGAATTACACCGATAGGAACTATTAAAAATTGCTTGTTTGACGACGGTGCCTTTCATATTCGGGACTTCCTAAGAAACGGAGCTGACAATGAAGATGTAAAGGAGTTATTTTTGTCTTTAGTAAAAAAGAAACCCAAAAATGGTTTTGTTGCAGAGGCCAGTCGTATACAAGGACGCATTTCCGAAAGTATGTCAACAATTGGTGGGTAA
- a CDS encoding transposase, which produces MAIESVSISTVLSFLSEIGTDIYKFDSAKKFTNWLRLATNNKVSGSKTLSSRTPKGKNKFAIALPNAANTIENKKEGYLAQFFKRIAYKKGRTAAITAIARKIAILIWNMIIKKQAYHPIDSEQDKEKLKQIKTRQIQKNYETT; this is translated from the coding sequence ATGGCTATTGAATCGGTAAGTATAAGCACTGTTCTAAGCTTTTTATCAGAAATAGGCACCGATATCTATAAATTTGATAGTGCCAAAAAATTTACAAATTGGTTAAGACTAGCAACCAATAACAAAGTTTCAGGCAGTAAAACCCTAAGTAGTAGAACTCCTAAGGGTAAAAATAAATTTGCAATAGCTTTGCCTAATGCAGCTAATACCATAGAAAATAAAAAAGAAGGTTATTTGGCTCAGTTCTTTAAACGTATCGCCTATAAAAAAGGAAGAACAGCAGCTATAACAGCTATAGCCAGAAAAATAGCAATACTTATATGGAATATGATTATCAAAAAACAAGCCTATCATCCCATAGATTCAGAACAAGACAAAGAAAAATTAAAACAAATCAAAACAAGACAAATTCAAAAAAATTATGAAACAACATAA
- a CDS encoding 3-deoxy-D-manno-octulosonic acid transferase, protein MNLYNSIAHFTFLFLKVYALFNAKIKLFVDGRKKTFQKLSVFRKKDKIIWFHTASLGEFEQGRPVIEEIKRKYSDYKILITFFSPSGYEIRKNYELADVVCYLPFDTKKKVSQFINVIRPKLAIIIKYEFWPNLLHELKRQAVSTLLLSGIFRKNQIFFTPFGKWMKNSLEAFDHFFVQDEASKKLLAFIHFNNVSVSGDTRFDRVTTILEQHHSIPSISTFKNHQYTVVAGSTWPEDEALLVRYINDSEDEKFIIAPHNIHSAGIQKLTTAIQKKTLLFSEKDKYNLSEYQVLIVDTIGLLAAIYSYADTAYIGGGFKKGGLHNILEPATFGIPVVIGPQFSKFKEAVDLVALKGCFSVKNQQELSSIFRQLKSDKKYRKETGDINQEYVRENKGATNIIMDYISKKILPI, encoded by the coding sequence ATGAATCTTTACAACAGCATAGCGCATTTTACTTTTTTATTTCTTAAGGTGTATGCACTATTCAATGCTAAAATAAAGTTATTTGTAGATGGGCGAAAAAAGACATTTCAAAAACTCTCTGTTTTTAGAAAAAAAGATAAAATTATTTGGTTTCATACTGCTTCTCTGGGGGAGTTTGAGCAGGGCAGACCTGTAATAGAAGAAATCAAAAGAAAATATTCCGATTATAAAATACTCATTACTTTTTTTTCACCGTCAGGTTATGAAATCAGAAAAAATTACGAGCTGGCTGACGTTGTTTGTTATCTACCTTTTGACACAAAAAAAAAGGTATCGCAATTTATTAACGTGATCCGACCCAAGCTCGCCATTATTATAAAATACGAATTTTGGCCAAATCTTTTACATGAATTGAAAAGACAAGCTGTTTCAACTCTATTGCTCTCAGGAATTTTTAGAAAGAACCAGATATTTTTTACACCTTTTGGAAAATGGATGAAAAACTCGTTGGAAGCATTTGATCATTTTTTTGTGCAGGATGAGGCGTCAAAAAAACTATTGGCATTTATTCATTTTAATAATGTTTCCGTGAGCGGAGATACCCGTTTTGACCGGGTTACTACGATTCTTGAACAGCATCATTCCATTCCCTCTATCTCAACATTTAAAAACCATCAATATACCGTTGTCGCAGGGAGCACATGGCCGGAAGACGAAGCATTATTAGTACGCTACATCAACGATTCCGAAGATGAGAAATTTATTATTGCTCCACATAATATCCATTCGGCAGGAATTCAAAAATTAACTACGGCAATTCAAAAGAAGACTCTTCTTTTTTCTGAAAAAGACAAGTACAATCTTTCGGAATATCAGGTTTTGATAGTGGATACAATAGGGTTATTAGCTGCTATTTATTCATATGCAGATACTGCTTATATAGGCGGTGGATTTAAAAAAGGAGGACTGCATAATATTTTAGAACCCGCTACATTTGGGATTCCCGTTGTTATTGGGCCTCAGTTTAGCAAGTTTAAAGAGGCCGTAGATTTGGTAGCATTAAAAGGATGTTTTTCCGTAAAGAATCAACAAGAGCTTTCAAGTATTTTCCGTCAATTAAAGTCAGATAAAAAGTACAGAAAAGAAACAGGGGACATCAATCAAGAATACGTTCGGGAAAATAAGGGAGCTACAAATATAATTATGGATTATATCAGCAAAAAAATATTGCCCATCTAA
- a CDS encoding YifB family Mg chelatase-like AAA ATPase — protein sequence MLKKVYGSAVFGIEATTITVEVNIDKGIGYHLVGLPDNAVRESSYRISAALKNNGYKLPGKKITINMAPADLRKEGAAYDLTLAIGILAASSQIVSEEIENYLIMGELSLDGSLQPIKGALPIAIKAREEGFTYLILPKENAKEAAIVDNLEVLGATSILEVIHHFDGKHKIVPTTVDTRTMFYKNINAPEFDFSDVKGQESIKRCMEIAAAGGHNIILVGPPGAGKTMLAKRLPSILPPMTLREALETTKIHSVVGKTQHHGLLYERPFRSPHHTISDVALVGGGQYPQPGEISLAHNGVLFLDELPEFKRTVLEVMRQPLEDREVTISRARFTVNYPSSFMLVASMNPSPSGFFNDGTNPFTGSPQEMQRYLSKISGPLLDRIDIHIEVNPVPFEKLSEERKGESSIEIRKRVSEAREIQLKRFFEFETIHYNAQMNVKQIRQFCELSAESKSLLKTAMEKLNLSARAYDRILKVSRTIADLANEKDIQPHHISEAIQYRSLDREGWLR from the coding sequence ATGCTTAAAAAAGTCTATGGATCTGCCGTTTTTGGCATTGAAGCCACCACCATTACTGTTGAAGTGAATATTGATAAAGGAATTGGCTATCATCTGGTAGGGCTACCTGATAATGCAGTTCGCGAAAGTTCGTACCGGATTTCCGCTGCTTTAAAGAATAACGGTTATAAACTTCCCGGGAAAAAGATCACAATCAACATGGCACCTGCTGATTTACGAAAGGAAGGCGCAGCCTATGACTTAACATTGGCAATCGGGATTCTTGCTGCTTCCAGTCAAATAGTATCCGAAGAGATTGAAAACTATTTAATTATGGGCGAACTTTCGCTTGATGGTAGCTTGCAGCCCATAAAAGGTGCTTTACCCATTGCCATAAAAGCGAGAGAAGAAGGGTTTACATATTTAATTCTTCCAAAAGAAAATGCTAAAGAGGCTGCTATTGTAGATAATTTGGAAGTTTTGGGTGCAACAAGTATTTTAGAAGTCATTCATCATTTTGACGGGAAACACAAAATAGTACCTACAACTGTTGATACAAGAACAATGTTTTACAAAAATATCAATGCTCCCGAGTTCGATTTTTCAGATGTAAAAGGACAGGAATCCATCAAACGTTGTATGGAAATAGCAGCAGCCGGCGGTCATAATATTATTCTGGTCGGCCCGCCGGGAGCCGGAAAAACCATGTTGGCAAAACGGCTGCCCTCTATACTCCCGCCTATGACATTGCGCGAAGCTCTGGAAACAACTAAAATTCATTCTGTCGTAGGGAAAACCCAACATCATGGATTGCTGTATGAACGCCCTTTTCGTTCGCCTCATCATACTATAAGCGATGTTGCTCTTGTCGGTGGTGGACAATACCCCCAACCAGGAGAAATCTCTTTGGCTCATAACGGGGTTTTATTTTTAGATGAATTACCCGAATTTAAAAGAACAGTTTTAGAGGTAATGCGTCAGCCCCTGGAAGATAGAGAAGTCACAATTTCCAGAGCTCGATTTACAGTCAATTATCCCTCTTCTTTTATGCTGGTAGCAAGCATGAACCCTAGTCCTTCCGGATTTTTTAATGACGGTACGAATCCTTTCACCGGTTCGCCTCAGGAAATGCAACGGTATTTGAGTAAGATTTCAGGGCCTTTATTAGATCGTATTGACATTCATATTGAAGTAAATCCGGTTCCTTTTGAAAAACTCTCCGAAGAACGTAAGGGAGAGTCCAGTATCGAAATCCGAAAACGAGTTTCCGAGGCGAGGGAGATCCAATTAAAGCGATTCTTTGAATTTGAAACCATTCACTATAATGCTCAAATGAATGTCAAACAAATCCGGCAGTTTTGTGAATTATCTGCCGAAAGTAAAAGTTTATTGAAAACCGCTATGGAAAAACTCAATCTCTCTGCCAGAGCCTATGACCGAATTCTCAAAGTATCCAGAACCATTGCTGATTTGGCAAATGAAAAGGACATTCAGCCTCATCATATTTCAGAAGCGATTCAATACAGAAGTTTGGACCGTGAGGGTTGGTTGAGGTAG
- a CDS encoding NAD-dependent epimerase/dehydratase family protein, with protein sequence MKERILIIGACGQIGTELTAQLRSIYGNTNVIAADIRKGDDLMTNSGPFEIINATNRKEISTVVKKYKITQIYLLAAMLSASAEKYPGQAWNLNMTSLLAVLDMAKDKSVEKIYWPSSIAVFGPTSPKQNISQQAITQPSTVYGISKISGEFWCNYYHKKHDVDVRSLRYPGIISWKTKPGGGTTDYAVDIFFKAVEEGKYNCFLKKDTRLPMMYMNDAVDATIQLMQADKNQIKIRTSYNLAAIDFTPQEIATEIQKIIPDFTISYQPDFRQVIADSWPQTIDDSEARKDWNWSHQYDLTTITADMIRNLTSKNQLPENK encoded by the coding sequence ATGAAAGAACGGATTTTAATTATTGGAGCTTGCGGCCAAATAGGAACTGAGTTAACAGCTCAATTAAGATCTATATATGGAAATACGAATGTTATTGCTGCTGATATAAGAAAAGGGGATGATTTAATGACCAACTCCGGGCCATTTGAAATTATAAATGCTACCAATAGAAAAGAGATTTCAACCGTTGTAAAAAAATATAAAATTACTCAAATATATCTGTTGGCAGCAATGCTTTCTGCCTCAGCAGAAAAGTATCCGGGTCAAGCGTGGAATTTGAATATGACATCTTTGTTAGCTGTTTTAGACATGGCAAAAGATAAGTCAGTTGAAAAAATCTACTGGCCAAGTTCAATTGCTGTGTTTGGACCTACCTCTCCAAAACAAAACATTTCCCAACAGGCAATTACGCAACCTTCTACGGTATACGGTATCAGTAAAATTTCCGGCGAGTTTTGGTGTAACTATTACCATAAAAAACACGATGTAGATGTGCGTAGTTTGCGATATCCCGGCATTATAAGCTGGAAAACCAAACCGGGAGGAGGTACTACAGATTATGCGGTAGATATATTTTTTAAGGCTGTTGAGGAAGGAAAATACAATTGCTTTTTAAAAAAAGATACCCGCCTGCCTATGATGTATATGAATGATGCAGTGGATGCAACCATACAACTCATGCAAGCAGATAAAAATCAAATTAAAATTAGGACATCTTATAATCTGGCTGCAATTGATTTTACTCCCCAGGAAATTGCTACCGAAATTCAAAAAATAATACCTGATTTTACCATTTCGTATCAGCCGGATTTCAGACAGGTCATCGCAGATAGTTGGCCTCAAACTATTGATGATTCCGAAGCCAGAAAAGATTGGAATTGGTCTCATCAATACGATTTAACAACTATAACTGCAGATATGATTCGCAATCTAACATCTAAAAATCAATTACCGGAAAATAAGTAA
- a CDS encoding T9SS type A sorting domain-containing protein, with the protein MNYAIDNILIKITPIVKNILLICILVFSINGFTQGLQKSAPWMNAGATDSKNSKKTFKEITEAAEAYFKTVDKFKKGSGLKPYERWKYRSSFFIKPDGTISNSNDLWEAWEMKNAMRATQRAASTNMWTSVGPYSHTNTASWSSGQGRVNVVAVDPSNSNTYYAGAPAGGIWKSTDAGVNWTPLTDHLPQIGVSGIAIHPTDSNTIYIATGDDDAGDSSAVGVWKSTDGGTTWNNTGTLNASSMNEIYIHPSNHETVLVATSTGVYKTTNGGTNWVRKLNANIIDLKMKPNDASTWYAASGSTIYRSTDGGENFTSVTIAGFSNSARIVIDVTPADPDLVYFVSAAANTYAFNGVYKSTDSGVSFTKTVETDDIFGSSQAWFDLALTVSDTQPNTVFVGVLNIWRSTDGGGNFTRINSWNAPTQDSYTHADIHFMRYIGGKLFAGTDGGVYVSTNDGTKFTDLTKNIVVGQFYRIAVAAQNHRNIVGGLQDNGGYARYQNNWNNYHGADGMDCSVNPLDPKNYFGFIQYGGALYETKDGGLTRNNGIGAPSEETGTGDSGGRWVTPMVSNSQGEIYAGYGNLYKLENGAWTKISNETFFGDLQHIEIDPKNDDNIYVSMGSDLYRSTNKGVNFTQLTFANGIINVIEVSHTDENTAWIVTNSSVYKITNLLSATPTFSNITGNLPLESKLVLRHHERSGNNSVYLGTALGVYTINDDISNWQVFDNNLPNVAIRDLEINEEEAKLIAATYGRGVFQTDIPEQLPPADVRLLSINAPSNQVNCSTTISPNITVRNKGANPLTSITVNYTVDLGATNTFNWSGNLNSGEDTNINIPDMQVAFGSHTISIEVTTAGDAYASNNTLDIPFLVNSSNTTPATVNSFEDNTNDALASVTTGSTNTSLFVIARPGKTLLNAAGSGNKVYITAASGNYPDNTISYLYTNCYDLSTLTSPVLAFKMSFDIENNWDYLVAEYSTDSGVSWSILGSASDSNWYTSASIENGLPGGQWTGLGESSNPSGNTNAIITDYSYDLGAFTNETNIIFRFKFVTDQAVNEEGVVIDDLVINGVLSVSDEELLKSLSIYPNPSNELFTIHWNTNEKASISVYNYLGKLILNEESTLQNEHEINLKGYSKGLYFVKITSANKQAIKKIILE; encoded by the coding sequence ATGAACTACGCGATAGACAATATATTAATTAAAATCACTCCTATTGTGAAAAATATATTACTTATATGTATACTTGTGTTTTCTATAAATGGTTTTACACAAGGGCTACAAAAAAGTGCACCCTGGATGAATGCAGGTGCTACTGATTCAAAAAACAGTAAAAAGACATTTAAGGAAATCACTGAAGCAGCCGAAGCTTATTTCAAAACCGTAGATAAGTTTAAAAAAGGAAGTGGTTTAAAACCTTATGAAAGATGGAAATATCGCTCAAGTTTTTTTATAAAGCCCGATGGAACGATTTCTAACTCTAACGATTTATGGGAAGCTTGGGAGATGAAAAATGCAATGAGAGCTACTCAAAGAGCTGCTTCTACTAATATGTGGACTTCAGTCGGGCCATATAGTCACACAAATACAGCTTCCTGGTCTTCCGGGCAAGGGCGTGTAAATGTAGTAGCGGTAGACCCCTCTAACTCAAATACGTATTATGCGGGTGCACCGGCAGGAGGAATATGGAAATCTACGGATGCAGGAGTTAACTGGACTCCGTTAACGGATCATTTACCTCAAATAGGGGTTTCAGGCATTGCCATACACCCTACGGATTCTAACACTATTTATATCGCAACCGGTGATGACGATGCCGGAGATTCCAGTGCTGTGGGCGTTTGGAAATCTACTGACGGGGGCACAACGTGGAATAATACAGGAACGTTAAATGCTTCTTCAATGAATGAAATTTATATTCACCCTAGTAACCATGAAACGGTATTGGTAGCTACGAGTACGGGAGTATATAAAACAACGAATGGAGGAACCAATTGGGTAAGAAAATTAAATGCGAATATCATAGACCTTAAAATGAAACCCAATGATGCTTCTACCTGGTATGCTGCCTCCGGAAGTACTATTTACCGATCTACCGACGGAGGAGAAAATTTTACATCAGTTACTATTGCAGGTTTTTCCAATTCGGCAAGAATCGTTATAGATGTCACTCCCGCTGATCCCGATTTGGTATATTTTGTAAGTGCTGCTGCTAATACATATGCATTTAATGGTGTATATAAATCTACAGATAGCGGTGTGAGTTTTACAAAAACTGTCGAAACGGATGATATTTTTGGCAGCTCTCAAGCTTGGTTTGATCTGGCGTTAACAGTTTCTGATACACAACCCAATACAGTGTTTGTAGGAGTTTTAAATATCTGGAGATCCACTGATGGCGGAGGAAATTTTACAAGAATCAATAGTTGGAATGCTCCTACTCAGGATTCTTATACCCATGCAGATATTCATTTTATGCGTTATATAGGAGGTAAACTTTTTGCAGGAACAGACGGGGGAGTATATGTTTCTACCAATGATGGTACTAAGTTTACGGATTTAACGAAAAACATAGTGGTTGGTCAATTCTACAGAATAGCTGTTGCAGCTCAAAATCATAGAAATATTGTGGGAGGCCTTCAGGATAACGGAGGGTATGCACGTTATCAAAATAACTGGAACAATTATCATGGTGCGGATGGTATGGATTGTTCGGTAAATCCTTTGGATCCAAAAAATTATTTTGGGTTTATTCAATATGGAGGTGCTCTATATGAAACAAAAGATGGAGGCCTGACACGTAATAACGGTATAGGAGCACCGTCAGAAGAGACAGGAACAGGAGATAGTGGTGGCAGGTGGGTTACTCCTATGGTTTCTAATAGCCAGGGTGAAATTTATGCGGGATATGGAAATTTATACAAACTGGAAAATGGCGCCTGGACAAAAATATCCAATGAAACTTTTTTTGGAGATTTACAACACATAGAAATAGATCCTAAAAATGATGACAATATCTATGTGAGTATGGGAAGCGATTTATACAGAAGTACCAACAAAGGAGTTAATTTTACACAGTTAACATTTGCTAATGGTATTATAAATGTTATTGAAGTTAGTCACACCGACGAGAATACTGCCTGGATAGTTACCAATAGTTCTGTTTATAAGATAACGAACTTATTAAGTGCCACTCCTACTTTTTCTAATATCACCGGTAATTTACCTTTAGAATCAAAACTTGTGTTAAGACATCACGAAAGAAGTGGCAATAATTCCGTATATCTGGGAACTGCTTTAGGGGTTTATACAATTAATGACGATATTAGCAATTGGCAAGTATTTGATAACAATCTGCCCAATGTAGCTATCAGAGATTTGGAAATTAACGAAGAAGAAGCAAAGTTGATAGCAGCAACATACGGCAGAGGTGTTTTTCAAACTGACATTCCCGAACAACTGCCTCCTGCAGATGTAAGACTCTTATCAATTAACGCCCCTTCAAATCAGGTAAATTGCAGTACTACTATTTCTCCTAATATAACCGTAAGAAATAAAGGAGCTAACCCTTTAACTTCCATTACTGTTAACTATACAGTAGATTTGGGAGCTACAAATACATTTAACTGGTCCGGGAACTTAAATTCCGGGGAGGACACGAATATTAACATTCCGGACATGCAGGTAGCTTTCGGATCACACACCATATCAATAGAAGTAACTACTGCCGGAGATGCATATGCATCTAATAATACGTTGGATATACCTTTTTTAGTGAATAGCTCCAATACGACTCCGGCCACTGTAAATTCATTTGAAGATAATACGAATGATGCACTTGCATCTGTAACTACAGGAAGTACTAACACTTCTCTTTTTGTAATAGCAAGGCCGGGAAAAACACTACTTAACGCTGCCGGTTCGGGAAATAAAGTGTACATCACCGCAGCAAGTGGAAATTATCCTGATAACACGATAAGCTATTTATATACCAATTGTTACGATTTAAGTACACTTACAAGCCCTGTTTTAGCCTTTAAAATGAGTTTCGATATAGAAAACAACTGGGATTATTTGGTTGCCGAGTATTCAACAGATAGTGGAGTAAGCTGGAGTATTCTGGGAAGTGCTTCGGATTCAAATTGGTATACAAGTGCGTCAATCGAAAACGGATTGCCGGGGGGACAATGGACAGGGCTGGGAGAAAGTAGCAACCCTTCCGGAAATACAAATGCAATCATAACTGATTACAGTTATGATTTAGGTGCATTTACCAATGAAACCAATATAATTTTCCGATTTAAATTTGTAACAGATCAGGCAGTAAATGAAGAAGGCGTAGTGATTGATGATTTGGTTATAAACGGAGTACTATCTGTTTCTGACGAGGAGTTATTAAAATCTTTGTCCATTTATCCCAATCCGTCAAATGAACTATTTACTATTCATTGGAATACGAATGAAAAAGCTTCTATTAGTGTATATAATTATTTAGGTAAATTGATCTTAAACGAAGAAAGCACTTTACAAAATGAGCATGAAATAAATTTGAAAGGATATAGTAAAGGATTATATTTTGTAAAAATTACCAGTGCTAATAAACAAGCTATAAAGAAAATTATCTTGGAATAA